In Aegilops tauschii subsp. strangulata cultivar AL8/78 chromosome 3, Aet v6.0, whole genome shotgun sequence, one genomic interval encodes:
- the LOC141042883 gene encoding uncharacterized protein has protein sequence MLVDGGAGLNLISPAGISKLQIGEEELEVTSTFQGVNPGRSHPKVKITLPVMFGGELNYPTERIVFDVVDLPLPYNGILGSPTLAKFMTASHYAYNTLKMPGPLGVSTIPSDEKDAIICADKIYRDAIAAEIAAAAAPAKES, from the coding sequence atgctgGTGGACGGCGGGgctgggttgaatctgatttccccggcAGGTATCAGTaagcttcagataggagaagaagagctagaggttaccaGCACGTTTCAAGGAGTAAATCCCGGCAGGAGCCATCCTAAGGTAAAGATCACGTTGCCGGTAATGTTTGGAGGAGAACTGAACTACCCGACTGAgaggattgtgtttgatgtggttgatctccccctgccgtacaacgGGATTCTTGGAAGCCCGACCCTGGCTAAGTTCATGacagcatcccactatgcctacaacaccttgaagatgcctgggccactggGGGTCAGcaccatcccatcagatgagaaggatgcaatcattTGTGCGGATAAGATATACAGGGACGCGATCGCGGCAGAGATAGCAGCAGCGGcagctcccgccaaggaaagcTAA